One part of the Corallococcus caeni genome encodes these proteins:
- a CDS encoding CHAT domain-containing protein, which produces MTDAGATRKLDLAKGFLDKRMPAQAVQLAREALQELPVGTLPEERSSAHGVLGQALLESEDAAPAVGHLEEALGLLAPGAPSQSRVQTRMTLATAYACLERHDDAAAQLTRAIEDARAVGLQGHLALASVRLAELEELSGDVQRWHDRLRSAEREVAGTPFEKLLLLLRLGPDRNRGQLAEEVLDVMRSYAQGTLQLNAPLEQQLATLLMNQAEQLPGDLRRGLLDGANGPHIEPIVRARLLASEGRKGEAQELLRRKLSKDTTHPERLRTAGLLMALLDEQAHDERLQLCDMVERLLVGEDDDPSMRSDLAAALWKSARGDRKVLDRAWRHAEHAAEVLASSASAREVNARVLASIRVSQLASGAAMSTPEQIALALWFDQALPLPVEELGRRRTEAVSILLHPGPLTLPRALSVAERLLGTVNDSAETQVLQARLRWIRQRSLASSDKASSEAMDAPRGPFDEVPVWVVELAQGRHPSEASSFDVQELTLLGRLMRARPDRAEECLDWLLECMSRTSTAGHELLALLAALGPVGAVGPRLLERVERALAREPSFSLFRLRVQFLAQTKAWGEGTPYSHAADALLAAARTPEERLEAGYFKGVERLNALQVLHPLAERRGRILEEARQSLLKAMEETTRAQVSGHLPFALLITTGNAFREGPARDVERALSLYEQARSLGAPNPLEAAKLSKVNADALLLRKAPGDAAQALRLLEHALKFRSGGPYEAETHLSAAEAELEQSERPEEERLTRAIARLEEALRCGDALNRLALAERLVSLMAQLIPHRQQDGALHRRLDELGRLHPRLAEKAAHAKRGQQGPIPDEWMRNGMASVQQPAVAAYIRETRPLKRAKDLIAEMSLDPSSPQAQAILAQESAPEERTPSFLRARAERLLHVSDVKQRPGICAARAKLLTHLAGPGHASVQETWSAIEEAERLSRAIPSPEARHFLILELARVWAPLDVHDHPINDFSRSARLCREVLDDPAVNPAASLDALQCFARATRYRTDGDRDAHLREAERLYEECRRRYEQLGMQDGEAIMRTNLAEVRAELRTGGSEPEYEEGLKAARARVSVARGASEQALAKGNLAVELTRLGSRRRSPEGDALLAEARTYFESMPWEDVPDLRRFSVENYQALCLAELAVRAGRRAEAISLWRQRLEGQDRGAQPFNWAMTAHNLAMHLMAPDRHTGSMESKAVIAGLLLCEQVLQVRTLEAHPGFHWETTDEMGQAIIRVLECWPDSEPWPQELWVRGAQALDGAIAAARRWGKGERLAQSALGLLRLSVLTQEPGHIESTAERAWVALDEARPFLLVDEPSAFEEAQVTADVGTVLARALKERTVSGDTAGLSFVLTGAPAERVLRWLARASGAFQRTLAGRMSRPERVPSGDWVEWLEAIRGGMPGVVARTLEKVRLTEPAFLRGEPDLSGTWSWLRARPGSAAVALISGSLGTMVVVLESREHPQVRVAELRVGAIPVEARAVAQAMGVDESGQPYRDLLAWARTQLLPSLQALLPPAPTHLLWIPAGPLRLLAPVDLWPSTPVSLGTRLALESRSFPGRPRCTLLAVADPGPGRRGDLKSAVKLGAHLAHRVASSGRPRVLLSQGAKFGTALKLTCPGLVERPASAQDVLRELAEADVVVILCHGGVEGPRKATLQLLDETGSDSELALEQVGADPRRIAGATVVLLSCETGQVGGWLHRAAGLAGAFLASGARRIIAPLWNVRLGTAVQVGSAVLEALAREQDPSLVLHSLQSESMQADSNPASSFGRNWSLKAFVHWVG; this is translated from the coding sequence ATGACGGACGCCGGAGCGACAAGGAAGCTGGACCTCGCCAAAGGGTTCCTCGACAAGCGGATGCCGGCGCAAGCCGTCCAACTCGCACGCGAGGCGCTCCAGGAACTGCCGGTGGGGACCCTCCCAGAGGAGCGCTCCAGCGCGCATGGCGTGCTCGGTCAGGCTTTGTTGGAATCGGAAGACGCCGCTCCTGCCGTAGGGCATCTGGAAGAGGCCCTGGGGCTGCTCGCGCCCGGCGCCCCCAGCCAATCGCGCGTCCAGACCCGCATGACGTTGGCCACCGCGTATGCCTGCCTTGAGCGTCACGACGATGCAGCGGCCCAGCTCACGCGAGCGATCGAGGATGCGCGGGCCGTAGGCCTCCAGGGACACCTTGCCTTGGCCTCGGTGCGCCTGGCCGAACTGGAAGAGCTGTCCGGCGACGTCCAACGCTGGCACGACCGCCTGCGGTCCGCGGAACGGGAGGTGGCAGGCACCCCTTTCGAGAAGCTCCTGCTGTTGCTGCGGTTGGGGCCCGACCGCAACCGCGGGCAACTGGCGGAGGAGGTGCTCGACGTGATGAGGAGCTATGCCCAGGGCACCCTACAGCTCAACGCCCCCCTGGAGCAGCAGCTTGCCACCCTCCTGATGAACCAGGCGGAGCAGCTCCCCGGGGACCTCCGCCGTGGACTGCTGGATGGCGCGAATGGCCCACACATCGAGCCCATCGTCCGTGCACGGCTCCTCGCAAGCGAGGGACGAAAGGGCGAAGCACAGGAGCTGCTGCGGCGGAAGCTGTCGAAGGACACGACCCACCCAGAGCGGCTGAGGACCGCGGGGCTGTTGATGGCCCTTCTCGACGAGCAGGCCCATGACGAGCGCCTCCAACTCTGCGACATGGTGGAGCGGCTGCTGGTGGGCGAGGACGATGATCCGTCGATGCGTTCGGATCTGGCGGCGGCGCTCTGGAAGAGCGCGAGGGGGGACAGGAAGGTACTGGACCGGGCCTGGCGCCACGCGGAGCATGCGGCGGAGGTCCTGGCCAGTAGCGCCTCCGCGAGAGAGGTCAACGCACGGGTCCTGGCGTCGATCCGCGTGTCGCAGCTCGCCTCCGGCGCCGCCATGTCCACGCCCGAGCAGATCGCCCTAGCGCTCTGGTTCGATCAGGCCCTGCCTCTTCCCGTAGAGGAATTGGGCCGTCGTCGGACGGAGGCCGTCTCCATCCTGCTCCATCCGGGACCACTCACGCTTCCGCGAGCGCTCAGCGTCGCCGAGCGTTTGCTTGGCACCGTCAATGACTCCGCGGAAACGCAGGTGCTCCAGGCGCGCCTTCGGTGGATCCGTCAGCGAAGCTTGGCTTCCAGTGACAAGGCTTCGTCGGAGGCTATGGATGCCCCGCGGGGTCCCTTTGATGAGGTGCCCGTATGGGTGGTCGAGCTTGCCCAAGGGCGGCATCCTTCCGAGGCCAGCTCCTTCGATGTGCAGGAGCTGACACTCCTGGGCAGACTCATGAGGGCCCGTCCGGATCGCGCGGAGGAGTGTCTGGACTGGCTGCTCGAATGCATGTCCCGCACCTCCACGGCGGGTCACGAACTGCTGGCCCTCCTCGCGGCGCTTGGGCCGGTGGGGGCAGTGGGGCCACGCCTGCTTGAACGCGTCGAGCGTGCGCTGGCTCGCGAGCCGAGTTTCTCCTTGTTTCGCCTGAGGGTGCAGTTCCTCGCCCAGACCAAAGCGTGGGGAGAGGGAACGCCCTATTCGCACGCCGCGGATGCCCTCCTGGCGGCGGCGCGCACCCCTGAAGAAAGGCTCGAAGCAGGCTACTTCAAGGGCGTCGAACGACTGAATGCGCTCCAGGTGCTTCACCCCCTGGCGGAACGCCGCGGACGCATCCTGGAGGAGGCACGCCAGAGCCTCCTCAAGGCGATGGAAGAGACCACCCGGGCCCAGGTTTCAGGTCACCTTCCCTTCGCGCTCCTCATCACCACGGGCAATGCCTTCCGGGAAGGGCCCGCCCGCGACGTCGAGCGCGCCCTGAGCCTCTACGAGCAGGCTCGGAGCCTGGGGGCTCCCAATCCGCTTGAAGCCGCGAAGCTCTCGAAGGTCAACGCGGATGCTCTGCTCTTGCGCAAGGCCCCGGGCGATGCAGCGCAGGCCCTACGGTTGTTGGAGCATGCCCTCAAGTTCCGATCAGGGGGACCCTACGAGGCCGAGACCCACTTGTCCGCCGCCGAAGCGGAACTCGAGCAGTCGGAGCGTCCAGAAGAGGAGCGCCTGACGCGTGCCATCGCCCGGCTTGAAGAGGCGTTGCGCTGCGGGGATGCGCTGAACCGGCTGGCCCTGGCGGAGCGGTTGGTCAGCCTCATGGCCCAGCTCATCCCCCATCGGCAGCAAGATGGTGCGCTCCACCGGCGGCTGGATGAACTCGGCCGGCTTCACCCGAGGTTGGCGGAGAAGGCGGCTCACGCGAAGCGTGGCCAGCAAGGACCGATTCCGGATGAGTGGATGCGCAACGGAATGGCCTCCGTCCAGCAACCCGCGGTCGCCGCCTATATCCGGGAAACGCGCCCATTGAAGCGGGCGAAGGACCTCATTGCCGAAATGTCACTGGATCCATCCAGCCCCCAGGCCCAGGCCATCCTGGCCCAGGAGTCAGCGCCGGAAGAACGAACACCTTCTTTCCTGCGGGCACGCGCGGAGCGCCTGCTCCACGTCAGCGACGTCAAGCAGCGCCCGGGGATCTGCGCGGCGCGCGCGAAGCTGCTCACGCACCTCGCGGGCCCCGGACATGCGAGCGTTCAGGAGACGTGGTCCGCCATCGAAGAGGCCGAGCGTCTGAGCCGGGCCATTCCCAGTCCGGAGGCGCGCCACTTCCTCATCCTGGAGCTGGCTCGCGTCTGGGCGCCCCTGGATGTCCACGACCACCCCATCAATGACTTCTCCCGCTCAGCACGGTTGTGTCGCGAGGTGCTCGACGATCCCGCGGTGAACCCAGCCGCTTCCCTTGATGCGCTGCAATGCTTCGCACGCGCGACGCGCTACCGGACGGACGGGGACCGGGATGCCCACCTGCGCGAGGCCGAAAGGCTCTACGAGGAGTGTCGGCGCCGCTACGAGCAGCTGGGAATGCAGGACGGCGAAGCCATCATGCGCACGAACCTCGCGGAGGTCCGGGCGGAGCTCCGAACAGGAGGCAGCGAGCCCGAGTACGAGGAGGGCCTCAAGGCCGCGCGAGCGCGCGTCTCGGTGGCTCGCGGTGCCTCGGAGCAGGCGCTCGCGAAGGGCAACCTCGCGGTGGAACTCACGCGCCTGGGCTCGCGACGCCGCTCTCCCGAGGGTGACGCGCTGCTTGCCGAAGCGCGGACGTACTTCGAGTCGATGCCATGGGAGGATGTCCCCGACCTGCGACGGTTCTCGGTGGAGAACTACCAGGCCCTCTGCCTCGCGGAGCTCGCCGTCCGAGCAGGGCGGCGCGCCGAGGCCATCTCACTGTGGCGTCAACGCCTGGAGGGACAGGACCGCGGGGCCCAGCCTTTCAACTGGGCCATGACCGCCCACAACCTCGCTATGCACCTGATGGCGCCGGACCGCCACACGGGAAGCATGGAATCGAAGGCCGTCATCGCGGGACTGCTGCTGTGCGAACAGGTGCTTCAGGTCCGGACCCTGGAGGCCCATCCCGGATTCCATTGGGAGACCACCGATGAAATGGGGCAGGCCATCATACGAGTCCTGGAATGCTGGCCCGATTCCGAGCCCTGGCCCCAAGAGCTGTGGGTTCGTGGAGCGCAAGCGCTCGACGGCGCCATCGCGGCGGCCCGGAGATGGGGGAAGGGCGAGCGGCTCGCCCAATCCGCCCTCGGGCTGCTCCGGCTCTCCGTCCTGACCCAGGAGCCCGGGCACATCGAGTCCACCGCTGAGCGCGCCTGGGTCGCACTTGATGAAGCCCGGCCCTTCCTGTTGGTGGACGAGCCGTCGGCATTCGAGGAGGCCCAGGTCACCGCCGACGTAGGAACCGTGCTGGCCCGCGCGCTGAAGGAGCGGACCGTCAGTGGCGACACGGCGGGGCTCTCCTTCGTGCTGACCGGAGCCCCTGCGGAGCGAGTCCTTCGCTGGCTCGCGCGGGCATCGGGCGCGTTCCAGCGCACCCTGGCGGGCAGGATGTCCCGGCCCGAACGGGTTCCCTCGGGGGACTGGGTGGAATGGCTCGAGGCCATACGCGGAGGAATGCCTGGTGTCGTGGCGCGGACCCTGGAGAAGGTGCGCCTCACCGAACCCGCCTTCCTTCGCGGAGAGCCGGATCTGTCCGGGACCTGGAGCTGGTTGCGAGCCCGGCCCGGCTCGGCCGCCGTTGCGCTCATCAGCGGAAGCCTGGGAACGATGGTGGTAGTCCTCGAGAGCCGGGAGCACCCTCAGGTGAGGGTGGCGGAACTCCGGGTCGGCGCGATTCCGGTGGAGGCGCGCGCGGTGGCCCAGGCCATGGGAGTGGATGAGAGCGGACAGCCCTACCGGGACCTCCTCGCCTGGGCCCGGACGCAGTTGCTGCCGTCCCTCCAGGCGCTGCTTCCACCTGCCCCGACGCACCTGCTCTGGATTCCCGCGGGCCCCCTTCGATTGCTGGCCCCGGTGGACCTCTGGCCCTCCACGCCTGTTTCGCTGGGGACGCGGCTCGCGTTGGAGTCACGCTCCTTTCCGGGCCGTCCCCGATGCACGCTCCTGGCGGTCGCGGACCCCGGGCCCGGCCGCAGGGGAGATCTCAAGAGCGCGGTCAAGCTCGGTGCACACCTCGCCCACCGCGTAGCTTCCTCCGGAAGGCCACGTGTGTTGCTGAGTCAGGGGGCGAAGTTCGGGACCGCGCTCAAACTGACGTGCCCTGGGCTCGTGGAGCGGCCGGCATCGGCGCAGGATGTCCTGCGCGAGCTAGCGGAAGCGGACGTGGTGGTGATCCTCTGCCATGGCGGGGTCGAAGGTCCTCGCAAGGCAACGCTCCAGCTCCTCGACGAGACAGGCTCGGACTCGGAACTGGCATTGGAACAGGTGGGCGCGGATCCTCGTCGCATCGCGGGCGCCACCGTGGTGCTCCTCTCTTGTGAGACAGGACAGGTAGGCGGCTGGCTCCACCGCGCGGCGGGATTGGCCGGCGCATTCCTGGCGAGCGGAGCCCGACGAATCATCGCCCCGCTTTGGAACGTGCGACTGGGAACCGCGGTCCAGGTAGGGAGTGCTGTGCTTGAGGCATTGGCCCGGGAGCAAGACCCCTCCCTGGTGCTCCACTCCCTCCAGTCCGAAAGCATGCAGGCAGACAGCAATCCTGCTTCGAGTTTCGGCCGCAACTGGTCACTCAAAGCCTTCGTCCACTGGGTGGGATGA
- a CDS encoding Spy/CpxP family protein refolding chaperone — MKRHLFMLGLLFAVPAFAGSTTTPTPQGARRPPPFERKSPVQVLIDHRQDLALTDAQALSLEKIQAALDVKNAPVRQSLEALRPSAPPDRNTQGTPSAQDQARHEQARGLFEQLRTNDMAAYQEAEQVLTDAQKAQARTVLEAERPAHGPGHGGRGGPPRGE, encoded by the coding sequence ATGAAGCGCCATCTGTTCATGCTGGGCCTGCTGTTCGCCGTTCCCGCCTTCGCCGGATCCACCACCACCCCCACCCCGCAGGGCGCGCGCCGCCCGCCCCCGTTCGAGCGCAAGTCGCCGGTCCAGGTGCTCATCGACCACCGCCAGGACCTGGCCCTCACCGACGCCCAGGCCTTGAGCCTGGAGAAGATCCAGGCCGCACTCGACGTGAAGAACGCGCCCGTGAGGCAGTCCCTGGAGGCCCTGCGCCCGTCCGCACCACCGGACCGCAACACCCAGGGCACGCCGTCCGCTCAGGACCAGGCCAGGCACGAGCAGGCCCGCGGCCTGTTCGAGCAGCTGCGCACCAACGACATGGCTGCCTACCAGGAAGCAGAGCAGGTGCTGACGGACGCCCAGAAGGCCCAGGCCCGCACCGTCCTGGAGGCCGAGCGGCCCGCCCACGGCCCGGGGCACGGCGGCCGGGGCGGTCCTCCCCGAGGCGAATAG